In Fragaria vesca subsp. vesca linkage group LG5, FraVesHawaii_1.0, whole genome shotgun sequence, the genomic stretch GTTAATATGATAAGATGCACCACTTTATCATAGTGTTCTGTTATTTCAGGCTCAGTTCCAGGACTCCTTTTTTTTTTGTTTAAAGAAAAATATTAATTGTGTTTTCTTTTTCAGTCTGCTCTTACAGGCGAGTCTCTCCCAGTAACTAAGCATGCAGGTGCTGGAGTTTACTCTGGCTCAACATGTAAACAAGGTGAAATTGAAGCGGTTGTCATTGCAACTGGAGTACATACCTTCTTTGGAAAAGCTGCTCATCTTGTGGAAAACACAACACATGTTGGGCACTTTCAGAAGGTTCGTTTCAGAAACCTTCTTTCCTTCATCGAGTCAAATCATGTTCATGTTGGTAGACTGTGAAGCCAATGAGCATGTTTCATATGATAAGCTTCTGCATATAGGGATCAGAAGCAGAACTAATTTTAGTTTGTTGTATCTTGAGTGTGAGAATTTGCTCATGGTTTTTGAATAACCATATGGACTACTTGTTTCAGGTCTTAACAGCCATTGGAAACTTTTGCATCTGCTCAATTGCTATAGGAATTGTGATTGAACTAATTGTCCTAGTTCGTCAAGGAAGAAATTATCGTACTAAAATAGATAACCTTCTTGTCCTACTTATTGGTGGCATCCCAATTGCTATGCCAACCGTTCTCTCTGTCACCATGGCCATTGGCTCTCATCGTTTGTCTCAGCAGGTATAAGAAGCTTCGTTTAACTTCAAAAGATGAAATTTCAGCTCTGATTTAGCTCTCTTTAAGTCTTTATTACGGAATTTAAAGTGGGAGCTGATTTAAGTTTTCTTTCAGGGTGCAATCACTAAGAGAATGACAGCCATTGAAGAAATGGCTGGGATGGATGTGCTCTGCAGTGATAAAACAGGAACTTTAACTCTCAACAAGTTAACAGTGGACAAGAATTTGATAGAGGTGATACTTTTTCTATCCTATTTTATGAACTTCAACTCTCAATACATTACCTGTTCGCTGGAGCTGCCTTCTTGTAGCCATATGCTTCCAGATTAATTGTCCAGCTGCTTAGGTTGTTTGCACACAAAAAAAGATGAAATCTTATTGCATTTTCTTCAGATATAAATTTTGGAAAGCATATTGGGTCTTTTTTAATGTTTGACTTCCACTTCATTTGCAGGTTTTTGCTAAAGGTGTTGAAAAAGACACGGTTGTGTTGATGGCTGCAAGAGCTTCAAGGTTGGAAAATCAAGATGCCATTGATGCAGCAATTGTTTCCATGCTTGCTGATTCTAAGGAGGTAGTAGACCATATAAACTGAAACTGTTAATGCACTTCTTACAGGCTTGTAAAATTGACTTTTTTGGAGAAGCTGCGCAAGAAAATGTCAATGTAGTGATTTTTTCTTCCTTAAATGCTTCATTGAGCTGATTTTTTCTTGTTTCTCAATTGCAAGGCACGAGCCGGAATTACAGAAGTTCACTTCCTTCCTTTCAATCCAACTGATAAGAGGACAGCACTTACTTACCTTGACAAAGCTGGTAAAATGCACAGAGTGAGCAAAGGTGCACCAGAGCAGGTACTTAACATATCAATTCCAAATATTGATTTCGTAGTTACAAAAAAACCATCTAACCTTCCAAACCCTTCTATGTGTAACTTGGTAGATACTCAATTTGGCGGGGAACAAATCAGATATTGAAAAGAGAGTACACACAGTAATTGACAAATTTGCAGAACGTGGTCTTCGATCTCTTGCTGTTGCACGACAGGTAACCAAGATTTAATCATGTACGTGATAATAGATTTCTCTTCCTCTGATGCTAATGATTGATGATTTCTGTAATTTACAGGAAGTACCTGCTGGAACAAAAGACAGTCCTGGTGGACCTTGGGAGTTTATTGGTCTTCTCCCTTTGTTTGATCCACCACGTCACGACAGTGCTGAAACTATTAGAAGAGCTCTAGATCTTGGTGTGAGTGTAAAGATGATTACAGGTATTTAAAAATGACCTTTGTTCTTCTTTCAATTCAATGAGGACTACTCAGTGTAATACAACTAATTCACTTGTCTAGACTGTTGATGCAACTTCTTATATTCTTACTGATTCCACTCCAGCCATTTAACTAGTTTTAATTTTCCAAACTTTCTTTTGACTGCTCTATTTGTTTTACTTCCGCCAGGCGATCAACTTGCAATTGCTAAAGAGACAGGTAGACGACTTGGGATGGGCTCAAACATGTATCCATCATCTTCATTGCTTGGCGAAAATAAGAATGGCTTAGATGCAAGTCTACAAATTGATGAACTCATTGAGAATGCTGATGGTTTTGCTGGTGTCTTTCCAGGTAATATTGGTTACAAACTTGTGTTACAGTTTGTTGACATACTTTGCATTGCTTCTATTTGATTGGATGCTTCATTTCAGAGCATAAATATGAGATCGTTCAGCGATTACAAGTTAAGAAGCACATAGTTGGAATGACCGGTGATGGAGTTAATGATGCACCTGCCTTGAAGAAAGCAGACATAGGTATTGCTGTGGCAGACGCCACAGATGCTGCTCGTAGTGCGTCTGATATAGTACTGACAGAACCTGGATTGAGTGTTATTATTAGTGCTGTTCTGACAAGCCGTGCAATTTTTCAAAGAATGAAGAACTACACAGTGAGGGGATTCTCTCTTCTCCTTGTTTTAGAAATTGGACCAGCCTGGTCATAACTCTTGAGATCTGTTTATCCTAATTGCTTTCGTTCTGGTTTAATTTTTCAGATATACGCAGTGTCTATAACCATACGTATTGTGGTAAGTATCTTGTAACACACCCCTGTACTAATGTAGCATACAAACAAACAGAATTCTTAGTTCTCATTTTTACTGCGTTTGTATGACAGCTCGGTTTCTTGTTGCTAACTGCATTCTGGAAATTTGATTTCCCTCCTTTTATGGTTCTCATCATAGCCATTCTTAATGATGGTGAGCATTATTAACCTTTGAAGTTCTTTTACCATTGTCTGTAATCCTATGGATATAAAGTCTCATTTTTCTTTTACTCTTTTCATTTATTCCACTCCTTACTTCTGAAAGTAAATCTGAACGTTGAACTATTTAATTTCCAGGTACCATTATGACAATATCCAAAGACAAGGTTAAGCCATCTCCAGTCCCTGACAGTTGGAAGCTCAGTGAAATATTTGCAACTGGGATTGTCTTGGGGAGTTACCTTGCCGTGACCACAGCTATATTTTTCTATCTCATTTACGAAACCCACTTCTTCCCGGTAATTATGCCTTCCTGTGTTTTCATTGACAAATGCTTATTTTGATAGGCCTAGATATAATTGTGAGCCCTCGTATTCTATGCTTATGGCAATGGAGAAGTTATTAAGATCTCTCTCTGTCTCTTAGAGAAAATTCCATCTCGACCTGGACTTCAAGCACCTCGTTGATCTTAATGATTCGAGTTATACAAAGACACTGAATGGCCAGCTAGCATCTGTTGTGTACCTTCAAGTTAGCACCATCAGTCAGGCTCTAATTTTTGTAACTCGCTCAAGAGGTTGGTCATTCATGGAAAGACCTGGTCTTCTTCTTGTTGGTGCTT encodes the following:
- the LOC101294371 gene encoding plasma membrane ATPase 1-like; the protein is MADMDTSIALQPITQEAVDLENIPVEEVFEHLKCTEEGLSSVEVQKRLEVFGYNKLQEKKESKILKFLGFMWNPLSWVMEAAALMSITLAYGGGKKRDVEDFCGILALLIINSTISFFEENNAGNAAAALMARLAPKAKVLRDGKWNEEDASVLVPGDIISIKLGDIIPADARLLQGDPLKIDQSALTGESLPVTKHAGAGVYSGSTCKQGEIEAVVIATGVHTFFGKAAHLVENTTHVGHFQKVLTAIGNFCICSIAIGIVIELIVLVRQGRNYRTKIDNLLVLLIGGIPIAMPTVLSVTMAIGSHRLSQQGAITKRMTAIEEMAGMDVLCSDKTGTLTLNKLTVDKNLIEVFAKGVEKDTVVLMAARASRLENQDAIDAAIVSMLADSKEARAGITEVHFLPFNPTDKRTALTYLDKAGKMHRVSKGAPEQILNLAGNKSDIEKRVHTVIDKFAERGLRSLAVARQEVPAGTKDSPGGPWEFIGLLPLFDPPRHDSAETIRRALDLGVSVKMITGDQLAIAKETGRRLGMGSNMYPSSSLLGENKNGLDASLQIDELIENADGFAGVFPEHKYEIVQRLQVKKHIVGMTGDGVNDAPALKKADIGIAVADATDAARSASDIVLTEPGLSVIISAVLTSRAIFQRMKNYTIYAVSITIRIVLGFLLLTAFWKFDFPPFMVLIIAILNDGTIMTISKDKVKPSPVPDSWKLSEIFATGIVLGSYLAVTTAIFFYLIYETHFFPRKFHLDLDFKHLVDLNDSSYTKTLNGQLASVVYLQVSTISQALIFVTRSRGWSFMERPGLLLVGAFIIAQMVATLITAKASWGWAQIHSVGWGWTGAVWVYNIIIYMLLDPIKFFVRYALSGRAWSLVLNKRTAFTTQKDFGREAREAAWATEQRTLHGLPTIDTNIFHERHTFRDVSMMAEEARRRAEIARLRELHTLKGKVESYAKLRGLDIEVNPHYTV